In the Bacillus sp. HSf4 genome, CAGAAGTATTGGCCGGCTGATGTTCACCTGGTCGGCAAGGAAATCGTCCGCTTCCATACCATCTATTGGCCGATCATGCTGATGGCATTAGACCTTCCATTGCCTAAAAAGGTTTTTGCCCACGGCTGGCTGTTAATGAAAGATGGAAAGATGTCTAAATCAAAAGGGAATGTAGTCGACCCTGTGACACTGATCGACAAATACGGCCTTGATGCACTTCGCTACTATCTGCTTCGCGAAGTTCCGTTTGGATCTGATGGTGTATTCACACCGGAAGGATTTGTTGAGCGGATAAATTATGACTTGGCGAATGACTTGGGCAACCTTTTAAACAGAACGGTCGCCATGATCAACAAATATTTCGACGGACAGATCCAAGCTTATGAAGGCCCTGTAACGGCTTACGATGAATCGCTGTCTTCATTTGCAAAAGAGACGATTCAAGCGTATGAGCGGGCGATCGAAAACATGGAGTTTTCTGTTGCACTTTCGTCCCTCTGGCAGTTTGTCAGCAGAACCAATAAATATATTGATGAAACAGCACCATGGATTCTTGCGAAAGATAAAGAAAAAGAAAAAGAGCTTCAATCTGTGATGTACCATTTAGCTGAATCGCTGAGAATCACCGCTGTGCTGCTTCAGCCGTTTTTAACGCAGACGCCTGAAAAGATTTTTTCACAGCTGGGCATTTCCGATCCTTCATTAAAAGGATGGGATAGCATTGACAGCTTCGGACAATTAAAGTCGGTGCAGGTTCAAAAAGGAGAACCGTTGTTTCCGCGGCTCGATGCTGAGGAAGAAGTCGCATATATTAAAGCAAAAATGCAGGGAGCGGCTCCAAAAGAAGAAGCGAAAAAAGAAGCGGAAGCGCCTGAACGGCTCTCGGAGATCACAATTGATGATTTTATGAGCACGGAGCTGCGGGTTGCTGAAGTCATTCGTGCGGAACCTGTTAACAAAGCGGACCGGCTGTTGAAGCTTCAGCTCGATTTAGGCTTTGAAAAGCGCCAGGTCGTTTCGGGAATTGCGAAACACTACAAACCTGAGGAGCTCATCGGCCGAAAAGTGATTTGCGTAACCAATTTAAAACCGGTCAAGCTAAGAGGCGAGTTGTCTCAAGGCATGATTTTAGCTGGAGAGGATCAAGGTCTTCTTTCACTGGCATCCGTAGACAGTTCACTGGCGAACGGGACACGTATTAAATAAATCAGACCAATAGCAAAAGGTGTTTCACGTGTAACATTTCGTCGAACACC is a window encoding:
- the metG gene encoding methionine--tRNA ligase, translated to MPQEKNTFYITTPIYYPSGKLHIGHAYTTVAGDAMARYKRLRGFDVRYLTGTDEHGQKIQQTAEKENITPQELVDRAAEDIQELWKKLDISNDDFIRTTQERHKSVIEKVFQKLLDNGDIYLDQYEGWYSIPDETFYTETQLVDVERNEKGEVIGGKSPDSGHPVELIKEESYFFRMGKYADRLLAFYEENPEFIQPESRKNEMINNFIKPGLEDLAVSRTTFDWGIKVPGNPKHVIYVWIDALFNYITALGFNTANDENYQKYWPADVHLVGKEIVRFHTIYWPIMLMALDLPLPKKVFAHGWLLMKDGKMSKSKGNVVDPVTLIDKYGLDALRYYLLREVPFGSDGVFTPEGFVERINYDLANDLGNLLNRTVAMINKYFDGQIQAYEGPVTAYDESLSSFAKETIQAYERAIENMEFSVALSSLWQFVSRTNKYIDETAPWILAKDKEKEKELQSVMYHLAESLRITAVLLQPFLTQTPEKIFSQLGISDPSLKGWDSIDSFGQLKSVQVQKGEPLFPRLDAEEEVAYIKAKMQGAAPKEEAKKEAEAPERLSEITIDDFMSTELRVAEVIRAEPVNKADRLLKLQLDLGFEKRQVVSGIAKHYKPEELIGRKVICVTNLKPVKLRGELSQGMILAGEDQGLLSLASVDSSLANGTRIK